CTCCATCTTGtacctgctcgccgccgcgacCAGGTCCGGGagcatcgccgccgcgtcccctcCTCCTTTCGTCGTCTCTGGCTCCGGCAGCGAGTCGGTGTACATGTAGCGGAGCAGAGCCTCGAAGTCCCGCGCCTCCATGTCGTCGATGCGTATGGCGGTGTgatccaccgcgccgccggtcgTGGCACCCAGCTCCTTGCTTGGCCCAAAAAGCTCTGCACGGAACACCGGAGACCGGGCCGCGAGCACCAGCCTGTGTGCCGCGAACGTCTTCCCGCTGACCTCGAACGTCACGTCGGCGCCCTCCCCGGTGGCGAGGAGGCCTCCGAGGTGCCGGTGCAGGTCCGACGGTGGGACCACCaccgtaggcggcggcggcggcggcggcgttgcggtGTCTACGTCGATGTCCTCCGTCTGCAGCTCCATGAAGACGGTGAGGTCGCACACGATCGTGAGGCAGTCGTCCCGGAGATACTCCGATTTCTCCAGCACGTCCCTCCGGATGAAACTCACAAACCCCCACCCGCTGCTTTTGAAGGCGTGCGGGTTGCCTCCCGGCACGGTCGAGCAAGCTAAACTTGAACTGAGCTTTCACGTCTACATCGTCGTCGAGGTTGAGGAAGATGGAGATGCAGTTAGCTTTGTCCGAGTCGTTGCCGCTGGGATAGTAGCTGATGTGCCAACTATGGCCTCCGACGCGGAAAGATCGGGACTTGACGTTGCTGCCGGGGGTCGGGAGCTTGTCCTTGGTGTGGGAGTAGCCGTCGATCTTGAGAAGGTGCTGGCCGCTCTCCGTGCCGGCTATGATGGTGGAGGCAGACCGCACCGGTTTGCGGCTGCCAGTGGAGGTTGGCATAGCTATGGAGATTACGCTTGATTATTTATGATCACGAGGGCCACAATTCTTGCTGTTCAAGGCTGCATATGTGTGCGGAATTAAGCAATTAGTAAGGGTGACACGCTTAATTATATAGATTACTCCCTCGATCCGTTTCACATTAtgagtcgtttgacttttttcttagtcaaaacTTTTAGAAAACAATAGTAACATTTAtagcaccaaattagttttattaaatttagcattaaatatattttgacaatatgtttattttgtattaaatatattttcctataaacttagttaaacttaatgaactttgactaagaaaaaaaagtcaaacgacttacaATAtgcaatggagggagtacatatttatGCCTCATTGGTATATGGTGCCAAACATTGTCTATTCAGTCTAGTATTTGGTCCTAATCAACGAGGCAATATGGAGAGTCACTGTTGGATCCAAGTATTGGTCTAGGTGGGCTGTGGCATGAGGTATAGAACTAAAAACTCGTTCTATTATGGACGTAATTAATCAATGGTTGTGTAGATTTATGAGCAACTATATATGGATGGAGATTTAGCAATAGTATTTCCTTATGACTATGTTATTCCTCTCTGTATGTTGAAGTGTTTGTGATTCTTTGTTATCTTATGGATTTTATACATTGGTAGTCTTAATTATGGGCTGCAAATTATGTAATAAGTGGTTGTAAATTGAAGTAAAGGCCGAGATTCCCATTAACTAAAAGAACTATTAATCAATGGTTGCAGATGATGTTTTTTAAAATGTTGTTACTATGAATGCGACCTAAATTATGCTGGGTCAGCCTGGGATTTTATCCGAATTACGAATTACCTGGGTATATAGATGAATATCGAACGGATGGACAATGGAAGTAAGTGTGAGAGACAAAACTGAATGTCTGGTTAGgtgtaaaaaaagaagaagcaaatTGTCAAATTATCCATccattttttcaaaaatagatcaagcTGCATATCCTTTTAATTTGCTTTTGCAATGATTCTACTGAAAGACAGAAAGACTTCTCGCGCGGAACTTCATGGAGTACAAATAATGCATAACACACAAAAATAGAAGTAGAAGAAGAAGGGATACAATAAAAAGTTTGAGCGTCAAAGTCACCAAATGCGGCCAATTAATCATGGAGCGCAAATGTACAATGGATATGTCATCTTGATGAAGCTTTGAGGCATCAACGAATCAGTCACCGTGCAAATTAATCTAGCAGAGTTTCAATAGGCATATATGAGGTTCA
This window of the Oryza sativa Japonica Group chromosome 4, ASM3414082v1 genome carries:
- the LOC9268219 gene encoding LOW QUALITY PROTEIN: BTB/POZ and MATH domain-containing protein 1 (The sequence of the model RefSeq protein was modified relative to this genomic sequence to represent the inferred CDS: inserted 4 bases in 2 codons), with amino-acid sequence MPTSTGSRKPVRSASTIIAGTESGQHLLKIDGYSHTKDKLPTPGSNVKSRSFRVGGHSWHISYYPSGNDSDKANCISIFLNLDDDVDVKAQFKFSLLDRAXGGNPHAFKSSGWGFVSFIRRDVLEKSEYLRDDCLTIVCDLTVFMELQTEDIDVDTATPPPPPPPTVVVPPSDLHRHLGGLLATGEGADVTFEVSGKTFAAHRLVLAARSPVFRAELFGPSKELGATTGGAVDHTAIRIDDMEARDFEALLRYMYTDSLPEPETTKGGGDAAAMLPDLVAAASRYKMERLRLVCEHKLCEYVNGRTVVSMLAFAREHHCDGLKEKCLRFLDDPVKVREIVKAXDNLSKSYTSILTDLIAKLAAVPSSQT